From a region of the Paenibacillus sp. R14(2021) genome:
- the mgrA gene encoding L-glyceraldehyde 3-phosphate reductase has product MKYSAQQERYDKMTYNRSGRSGLRLPAISLGLWHNFGGINMLESQRAMARKAFDLGITHFDLANNYGPPPGSAEENFGSLLKQDLAPYRDELIISTKAGYDMWPGPYGEWGSKKYLVASLNQSLTRMGLDYVDIFYHHRPDPDTPLEETMSALDLIVRQGKALYVGLSNYSAEQTREASRILKSLGTPCLIHQPRYNMMDRWVEDGLLDVLEEEGIGSIAFSPLRAGILTDRYLNGIAPDSRAAGPSRFLKAETITDEILAKVRRLDELARARGQKLSQMALAWVLRGGRVTSALIGASKISQIDDAVGALAAPDFTDSELALIDAILLG; this is encoded by the coding sequence ATGAAATATAGCGCCCAACAAGAACGATACGACAAAATGACATACAATCGCTCAGGACGTAGCGGGCTGCGCCTGCCTGCGATTTCGCTTGGCTTGTGGCATAATTTCGGCGGCATCAATATGCTGGAGAGCCAGCGGGCAATGGCGAGGAAAGCATTCGATCTCGGGATTACCCATTTTGATCTTGCGAACAATTACGGACCGCCTCCCGGCTCCGCCGAAGAGAATTTCGGTAGCCTTCTGAAGCAGGATTTGGCGCCTTACCGCGATGAGCTGATTATCTCAACGAAGGCAGGCTATGACATGTGGCCCGGGCCATACGGGGAATGGGGCTCCAAGAAGTACCTCGTGGCGAGCCTGAACCAGAGCTTGACTCGGATGGGTCTCGATTATGTCGATATTTTCTATCATCACCGTCCGGACCCGGATACGCCGCTGGAAGAAACGATGAGCGCGCTGGATTTGATCGTCCGTCAGGGCAAAGCACTGTATGTCGGCCTCTCCAATTACTCGGCCGAGCAGACGCGCGAGGCTTCGCGCATTCTGAAATCGCTGGGAACGCCGTGCCTCATTCATCAGCCGAGGTACAACATGATGGACCGCTGGGTGGAGGACGGACTGCTGGACGTGCTGGAGGAAGAGGGGATCGGTTCCATCGCCTTCTCTCCGCTGAGAGCCGGCATTCTGACAGACCGCTACCTGAACGGCATTGCGCCGGATTCCCGCGCCGCAGGACCTTCCAGGTTCTTGAAGGCAGAGACCATCACGGATGAAATTCTCGCCAAGGTGCGCCGCTTGGACGAGCTGGCACGTGCCCGCGGGCAGAAGCTGTCGCAGATGGCGCTAGCCTGGGTGCTGCGCGGCGGACGCGTTACCTCCGCGCTGATCGGCGCGAGCAAGATCAGCCAGATCGATGATGCGGTCGGTGCGCTTGCGGCGCCTGATTTTACGGACAGCGAGCTAGCGCTCATCGACGCGATATTGCTTGGGTAG
- the hisJ gene encoding histidinol-phosphatase HisJ gives MPLSLKWDGHTHTKFCYHGSSAESEAYVDRAIELGFHRYTISEHPPLPAAWLPDERLMAELAMPEAGLPQYMDYVKSIKQKYEGRIQVTTGLELDYLQGSLSYTEAIVDRYQHVLEDVVYSVHYLPGVGGMRSIDFTPADFTANLLSYYGTMEKVVDEYYNHVEAAIEWASGLPMRKRLGHINLIEKFVKELPPIDEAQIKRRLTAIVPLLAKSGVGIDVNTAGLRVPTCGKTYVPAWFMSACSEQGVELVYGSDSHRPEHVGFGYEWFEAQLGR, from the coding sequence ATGCCATTATCGTTGAAATGGGACGGCCATACGCACACAAAGTTTTGTTATCACGGCAGCAGCGCAGAGTCGGAGGCCTATGTCGATCGTGCGATCGAGCTGGGATTCCACCGCTACACGATCAGCGAGCACCCGCCGCTGCCGGCCGCTTGGCTGCCGGATGAACGGTTGATGGCCGAGCTGGCCATGCCGGAAGCAGGGCTGCCGCAGTACATGGACTATGTAAAGTCCATTAAACAGAAGTACGAAGGCCGAATCCAAGTGACCACAGGCCTTGAGCTCGACTACCTCCAGGGTTCCTTGTCTTATACGGAAGCGATCGTGGACCGCTATCAACATGTGCTGGAGGATGTCGTCTACTCGGTTCACTATTTGCCGGGCGTAGGAGGCATGCGGAGCATCGACTTCACGCCGGCCGATTTCACGGCGAATTTGCTGTCTTATTACGGTACGATGGAGAAGGTCGTCGACGAGTATTACAATCACGTGGAAGCGGCGATCGAGTGGGCTTCGGGGCTGCCGATGCGCAAACGGCTCGGACATATCAACCTGATCGAGAAATTCGTCAAGGAGCTGCCGCCCATCGACGAAGCGCAGATTAAGCGCCGCCTTACGGCAATCGTGCCGCTGCTCGCGAAAAGCGGAGTCGGCATTGATGTGAATACAGCCGGGCTGCGCGTGCCGACCTGCGGCAAGACCTACGTGCCGGCATGGTTTATGTCTGCCTGCAGCGAGCAGGGCGTCGAGCTGGTGTACGGCTCGGATTCGCATCGTCCCGAGCATGTCGGCTTTGGCTATGAGTGGTTTGAAGCGCAGCTTGGGCGGTAG
- a CDS encoding MgtC/SapB family protein: MTVPQVYDPSIWEISYWELTIRLMLALVLGGLIGLERELGGHSAGFRTHILVCLGSAAIVLLSMYGFSEFASDPNVRLDPARLAAQVISGIGFLGAGTILRTGITVSGLTTAASLWVVAAIGLTVGAGFYYGAAVLTLLVVVSLFVLNKFEKRFSRAKRKRDLVMRVNKDSASLSKVVAELHRSGIGINKIIVENEEVAAADRNEMLIVRLQLKLGHAKKFEDVIVALATIDGVFGLEAGVEI, translated from the coding sequence ATGACAGTACCTCAAGTATATGACCCTAGCATATGGGAAATTAGTTATTGGGAATTGACGATCCGCCTGATGCTCGCGCTGGTGCTCGGCGGGCTGATCGGGCTTGAACGCGAGCTGGGCGGCCATTCCGCGGGATTCCGGACGCATATTCTCGTTTGTTTGGGCTCTGCCGCGATCGTGCTCTTGTCCATGTATGGCTTCTCCGAGTTTGCGTCGGATCCGAACGTACGTCTGGATCCTGCACGTCTTGCCGCGCAGGTCATCAGCGGAATCGGTTTTCTCGGCGCAGGTACCATTCTTCGCACGGGGATTACGGTGTCAGGACTCACGACCGCTGCTTCTTTATGGGTCGTTGCGGCAATCGGCTTAACGGTAGGCGCGGGATTCTACTACGGAGCGGCTGTACTGACGCTGCTTGTCGTTGTAAGCCTGTTCGTCTTGAATAAATTCGAGAAGCGGTTCTCGCGGGCTAAGCGTAAGCGGGATCTCGTCATGCGGGTTAACAAGGATTCCGCAAGTCTCAGCAAAGTGGTGGCGGAGCTGCATCGTTCCGGGATCGGCATTAACAAAATCATCGTTGAGAACGAAGAGGTCGCAGCCGCGGACCGCAATGAAATGCTGATCGTAAGGCTTCAATTAAAGCTCGGACACGCCAAAAAATTCGAAGATGTAATCGTTGCACTTGCCACCATCGACGGTGTTTTTGGCCTCGAGGCAGGGGTGGAAATCTAG
- a CDS encoding citrate/2-methylcitrate synthase, protein MAVKKPGGLAGVEAGETAISTVGKDGRGLTYRGYAIEDLAENGSFEETAYLLIRGKLPNVDELTDYRRKLAAASRLPAVLQQFLELLPASSHPMEVLQIGCAALGTLEPESPQRTAADIADRLIALTGPMLLHWHHYHRGGGRAAAAPASAEPVRRVFRADTDDGLPNSAAEGSEHAGAEGRSSGAAGTPVEGESPDQSAAAVPDGSASAKAPAFDPDSYTVAGHFLHLLHGRHPETRSQRVFDISLTLYAEHEFNASTFAARVTASTLSNYYACIATGIGTLRGNLHGGANEAVMALITQFQSPEEAVEGIRAMLASKQLIMGFGHRVYAISDPRSDIIKKWSEMLSLWAQDAGLYPISEAVEEVMREEKALFPNLDFYSATAYHFMGIPTEMFTPIFVIARLAGWSAHIMEQRQNNRIIRPTAAYVGPDNQPWLELHGRR, encoded by the coding sequence ATGGCCGTGAAAAAGCCCGGCGGCTTGGCCGGCGTGGAAGCAGGGGAGACGGCAATCAGCACGGTAGGCAAGGACGGGCGGGGACTTACGTATCGCGGCTATGCAATCGAGGATTTGGCGGAGAACGGCAGCTTCGAGGAAACGGCATATCTGCTCATTCGCGGCAAGCTCCCGAACGTCGACGAGCTGACGGATTACCGGCGCAAGCTGGCAGCCGCGAGTCGTCTGCCCGCGGTGCTGCAGCAGTTCTTGGAGCTGCTTCCGGCCAGCTCCCATCCCATGGAGGTGCTGCAGATCGGCTGTGCAGCGCTTGGGACGCTGGAGCCGGAGTCGCCGCAGCGGACGGCTGCCGATATCGCCGACCGGCTCATCGCGCTGACGGGCCCCATGCTGCTGCATTGGCATCATTATCACCGGGGCGGAGGCCGGGCTGCAGCGGCGCCGGCATCCGCCGAACCGGTGCGTCGGGTGTTTCGCGCAGATACGGATGATGGGCTTCCCAACAGCGCGGCTGAAGGATCGGAGCATGCTGGTGCCGAAGGCCGCTCGTCCGGTGCGGCGGGAACGCCGGTGGAGGGCGAAAGTCCGGACCAGTCTGCTGCGGCTGTACCTGACGGAAGCGCTTCTGCGAAAGCGCCGGCTTTCGATCCGGACAGCTACACCGTTGCCGGCCATTTTCTTCATCTGCTGCACGGGAGGCATCCCGAGACGCGTTCCCAGCGCGTCTTCGATATATCACTGACGCTGTACGCGGAGCACGAGTTCAATGCGTCCACGTTCGCCGCCCGTGTGACGGCATCCACGCTGTCCAACTACTATGCCTGCATCGCAACAGGCATCGGCACGCTGCGCGGCAACTTGCATGGCGGGGCCAACGAAGCGGTGATGGCGCTCATTACGCAGTTCCAATCGCCGGAGGAAGCCGTCGAAGGCATCCGGGCCATGCTTGCGTCGAAGCAGCTCATCATGGGCTTCGGGCACCGGGTATACGCCATTTCCGATCCGCGCTCGGACATTATCAAGAAATGGTCCGAGATGCTTTCGCTTTGGGCTCAGGACGCTGGGCTCTACCCGATCTCTGAAGCGGTTGAAGAGGTGATGCGCGAGGAGAAGGCGCTGTTCCCGAATTTGGATTTCTACAGCGCGACGGCGTATCATTTCATGGGCATTCCAACGGAGATGTTTACGCCGATCTTCGTCATCGCCCGGCTCGCGGGCTGGAGCGCCCACATTATGGAGCAGCGGCAGAACAACCGTATTATCCGGCCGACCGCTGCATATGTCGGACCTGACAACCAGCCTTGGCTGGAGCTGCACGGAAGACGTTAA
- a CDS encoding DUF1904 family protein, giving the protein MPQLTMRGINVSEVMKISTALVEELAQICKCSKDNFTIDCLTTTSIFDGAAIPTYPFVEVAWFDRGQAVQDGVAGAITNHLLLTGIPEVEVAFKVYRETHYYANGQPFMVKAEPTLFD; this is encoded by the coding sequence ATGCCGCAGCTCACGATGCGAGGCATCAACGTCTCGGAGGTCATGAAGATCAGTACCGCGCTTGTCGAGGAACTTGCGCAGATTTGCAAATGCAGCAAAGATAATTTCACGATTGATTGCTTGACTACGACCTCGATATTCGACGGCGCAGCCATACCCACTTATCCATTTGTCGAGGTCGCTTGGTTTGACCGCGGTCAGGCTGTACAGGACGGTGTTGCGGGCGCCATTACGAATCACCTGCTGCTTACCGGCATTCCGGAGGTCGAGGTGGCGTTTAAGGTCTACCGGGAAACCCATTACTATGCCAACGGACAGCCGTTCATGGTCAAGGCTGAGCCAACCTTATTTGACTAA
- a CDS encoding APC family permease, whose translation MISRFKRLLIGRPMKSAELEGEKLSKLKALAVLSSDALSSVAYGTEQILLVLMAAGFAAVWYSIPISIAVLGLLLVLIFSYRQTIYAYPKGGGAYIVAKDNLGVSTGLLAGGSLLVDYILTVAVSSSAGTDAITSAFPSLHEHRVLIALIMIVFLTVMNLRGIGESASILAYPVYLFVGSVFLLIIAGAIKVMIHGVHGDIPELGKAVSNISLFMLLKAFSSGCSALTGVEAVSNAIPNFKKPAERNAALTLIMMGAILGVMFIGISLLAYWNGIVPNPKETVVSQIANATFGRGILYYIIQGITALILFLAANTAYSAFPLLAFMLAKDKYMPHAFMVRGDRLGFSNGIIFLGVFSALLVVLFHGNTENLIPLYAVGVFIPFTLSQLGMMVRWLRLKPANWLFGFIVNTIGMLTTLVITLIFIFTKFSQIWFVFIFLPIVIMIFYKISRHYTNTADELRINIDKEKPVIKGSTVVVPVAGITKVVLHSISYAKSLTDNVVAVYVGFDEEEIERLEKKWEEWNPGVRLIVLRSSYRSIIRPIIRFIETVEWKTQETDHITVLIPQFITKHWWQNFLHNQSSLLLRAYLFNQKDIVIATVPYHLMR comes from the coding sequence ATGATTAGTCGATTTAAACGATTGTTAATTGGGCGGCCGATGAAGAGTGCCGAACTGGAAGGCGAGAAGCTAAGCAAGCTGAAGGCGCTTGCAGTGCTTTCCTCCGATGCGCTCTCGTCGGTTGCTTACGGTACGGAGCAGATTCTGCTCGTGCTGATGGCAGCAGGTTTTGCCGCGGTATGGTACTCCATTCCGATTTCGATCGCCGTACTTGGTCTTTTATTAGTTCTAATCTTCTCGTACCGCCAGACGATTTACGCGTATCCGAAGGGCGGCGGCGCCTACATCGTTGCCAAGGATAATCTTGGCGTATCGACGGGACTCTTGGCCGGCGGCTCTCTGCTCGTCGACTATATTCTTACCGTTGCCGTCAGCTCCTCGGCCGGTACGGATGCCATTACGTCCGCGTTTCCGTCGCTTCATGAACACCGGGTGCTTATCGCGCTCATCATGATCGTATTCCTGACCGTCATGAATTTGCGCGGAATCGGCGAATCCGCCTCAATCCTGGCCTATCCTGTCTATTTATTCGTCGGCTCGGTGTTTCTGCTTATCATCGCAGGCGCTATCAAGGTCATGATTCACGGCGTGCACGGCGATATTCCCGAGCTGGGGAAAGCCGTTTCCAACATCAGCTTGTTCATGCTCCTGAAAGCATTCAGCTCCGGCTGTTCCGCGCTGACGGGGGTCGAAGCGGTGTCCAATGCCATTCCGAACTTCAAGAAACCGGCGGAACGCAATGCCGCCCTGACGCTCATCATGATGGGCGCCATTCTTGGCGTGATGTTCATCGGCATCAGCTTGCTCGCGTATTGGAACGGCATTGTCCCGAATCCCAAGGAAACAGTCGTATCCCAAATCGCGAACGCCACCTTCGGGCGGGGCATACTGTACTACATCATTCAGGGGATTACGGCCTTGATACTGTTCTTGGCCGCCAACACCGCCTATTCGGCCTTCCCGCTGCTCGCGTTCATGCTGGCGAAGGACAAATACATGCCGCATGCCTTCATGGTGCGGGGCGACCGTCTCGGCTTCTCGAACGGGATTATTTTCTTAGGCGTATTCTCTGCGCTGCTCGTCGTGCTGTTCCACGGCAATACCGAGAATCTCATCCCGCTCTATGCGGTCGGGGTGTTCATTCCGTTCACGCTGTCCCAGCTCGGCATGATGGTGCGCTGGCTGCGCCTTAAGCCGGCCAACTGGCTGTTCGGCTTCATCGTCAATACGATCGGTATGCTGACGACGCTGGTCATTACGCTGATCTTTATTTTCACGAAGTTCAGCCAAATTTGGTTCGTCTTCATCTTCCTGCCGATCGTCATCATGATCTTCTACAAGATCAGCCGCCACTATACGAATACCGCCGATGAGCTTCGCATCAACATCGACAAGGAAAAGCCGGTGATCAAAGGCAGCACCGTCGTCGTGCCTGTTGCCGGTATCACAAAAGTCGTGCTGCATTCCATCAGCTATGCCAAGTCGCTTACCGATAACGTCGTCGCGGTCTATGTCGGCTTCGATGAGGAAGAGATTGAGCGGCTGGAGAAGAAATGGGAAGAGTGGAATCCCGGCGTTCGCCTGATCGTCCTGCGTTCCAGCTACCGCAGCATTATCCGCCCGATCATCCGCTTCATTGAGACGGTAGAATGGAAGACGCAGGAAACCGACCATATCACGGTGCTCATTCCGCAGTTCATCACAAAACACTGGTGGCAGAACTTCCTGCATAACCAATCCAGCCTGCTGCTCCGCGCCTATCTGTTCAACCAGAAGGATATCGTTATCGCGACGGTTCCATATCACTTGATGCGTTAA
- a CDS encoding bifunctional 2-methylcitrate dehydratase/aconitate hydratase: MTDGFENNARPQPDQLLVDIADYASDAVIDSELAYETARYCLMDTLGCGILALSYPACTKLLGPVVPGAELQSGVRIPGTAYRLDPVTAAFNIGCMIRWLDYNDTWLAAEWGHPSDNLGAILAAADYASRQNEAAGQPPLRMRDVLTAMIKAHEIQGVLALGNSFNRVGLDHVILVKVASTAIVTGLLGGTKDAVISALSHAWLDGHPLRVYRHAPNTGSRKSWAAGDAASRAMQLAFLTLRGEMGYPSVLSAQGWGFSDALFRGRPLTQERPFGSYVMENVLFKIAYPAEFHAQTAVESAIALHPRVAGRLEEIARIVIATHESAIRIIDKQGPLHNPADRDHCLQYMTAVGLIHGCLTADHYEDSAAADPRIDRLRARMKIVENAQFSRDYLDPEKRSIANGVQVFFQDGSMTEQVITEYPIGHRRRREEGIPLLKRKCESNLAAGYSDERVRRILSICEDPDTLDAMAVHQFMDLLAK; this comes from the coding sequence ATGACGGACGGCTTTGAAAATAACGCAAGACCCCAGCCGGACCAGCTGCTTGTCGATATTGCCGACTATGCGTCGGATGCCGTGATCGACAGCGAGCTGGCTTATGAGACGGCGCGATACTGCCTGATGGATACGCTGGGCTGCGGCATACTTGCGCTCAGCTATCCCGCATGCACGAAGCTGCTCGGTCCCGTCGTGCCCGGCGCGGAGCTGCAAAGCGGCGTCCGGATTCCCGGCACGGCTTATAGGCTGGATCCCGTGACGGCGGCCTTCAACATCGGCTGCATGATCCGCTGGCTCGATTATAACGACACTTGGCTGGCGGCGGAATGGGGCCATCCCTCCGACAATCTCGGCGCGATTCTAGCGGCGGCGGACTATGCCAGCCGGCAGAACGAGGCGGCGGGCCAGCCTCCGCTTCGCATGCGCGACGTCCTGACTGCGATGATCAAGGCGCATGAAATTCAAGGCGTGCTCGCGCTGGGCAACAGCTTCAACCGGGTCGGCCTGGATCACGTCATTCTCGTCAAGGTGGCTTCGACCGCCATCGTTACCGGTCTGCTCGGCGGCACGAAGGACGCGGTCATCAGCGCGTTGTCGCATGCCTGGCTAGACGGTCATCCGCTCCGCGTCTACAGACATGCGCCGAACACCGGCTCGCGCAAGTCCTGGGCGGCTGGCGATGCCGCCAGCCGCGCCATGCAGCTGGCCTTCCTCACGCTGCGCGGCGAGATGGGCTATCCGTCCGTCTTGTCCGCGCAGGGCTGGGGCTTCAGCGACGCCTTGTTTAGAGGCCGGCCTCTGACGCAGGAACGTCCCTTCGGTTCCTATGTGATGGAGAACGTCCTGTTCAAAATCGCCTACCCCGCCGAGTTTCACGCCCAGACCGCCGTGGAGAGCGCAATTGCGCTTCATCCCCGGGTGGCCGGCAGGCTGGAGGAGATCGCCCGAATCGTGATTGCAACCCATGAGTCCGCTATTCGCATCATCGACAAGCAGGGACCGCTGCACAATCCGGCCGACCGCGACCACTGCCTGCAGTACATGACGGCCGTCGGGCTGATTCACGGCTGCTTGACCGCGGATCATTACGAGGATTCGGCGGCTGCGGATCCGCGAATCGACCGGCTGAGGGCAAGAATGAAGATTGTGGAGAACGCTCAGTTTTCCAGAGACTACCTGGATCCCGAGAAGCGCTCCATCGCGAACGGCGTGCAGGTGTTTTTTCAAGACGGCAGCATGACGGAGCAGGTCATTACCGAATATCCGATCGGCCACCGGCGCAGACGGGAGGAGGGCATCCCGCTGCTGAAGCGGAAATGCGAAAGCAATCTGGCCGCGGGCTATTCGGATGAACGGGTGCGCCGCATTCTCTCGATTTGCGAAGACCCGGATACGCTTGACGCCATGGCGGTACATCAGTTTATGGACCTGCTGGCGAAGTGA
- a CDS encoding AraC family transcriptional regulator, which yields MGKSIFNPERPYREDTDLELLYWGKEQCTPGNSVGPGIRECYKVHFVHDGFGTVTVGDRSYKLSAGEAFLIYPQVVTRYEADEAEPWTYSWMAFQGARMPDILAGTSLKPAEPVFAMDLKLMPGLYESLCDALQQGGSVDLRLTTLLYSFMVALVEAAPASADKHASVRKQDSYVHRSIAFIHAHFSENLTVAQLAALIGLDRKYFSVLFKEALGLPPQQYLLQYRMDRASDLLESGAYTVGEVARSVGYQDALLFSKMFKKVKGVSPKQLMPSSVRADIIT from the coding sequence ATGGGAAAATCGATCTTCAACCCTGAGCGGCCTTACCGCGAGGATACGGATCTGGAGCTCCTGTATTGGGGCAAGGAGCAGTGCACGCCCGGCAATTCTGTAGGACCTGGCATCCGGGAATGCTATAAGGTCCATTTCGTGCATGACGGGTTCGGAACGGTAACCGTCGGCGACCGGTCGTACAAGCTGTCAGCGGGCGAGGCGTTCTTGATTTACCCGCAGGTGGTAACGCGCTATGAAGCGGACGAGGCCGAGCCGTGGACGTATTCATGGATGGCGTTCCAAGGCGCGCGCATGCCGGATATTTTGGCCGGTACGAGTCTGAAGCCGGCCGAGCCGGTCTTTGCCATGGATCTGAAGCTCATGCCGGGGCTCTACGAATCGCTCTGCGACGCGCTGCAGCAGGGGGGCAGTGTTGATCTTCGGCTGACGACGCTTCTTTATTCATTTATGGTTGCCTTGGTCGAGGCGGCCCCGGCATCCGCGGACAAGCATGCCAGCGTAAGGAAGCAGGACAGCTACGTTCACCGCAGCATCGCGTTTATCCACGCCCACTTCTCCGAGAATTTAACCGTCGCACAGCTTGCCGCTCTGATCGGACTGGACCGCAAATATTTCTCCGTCCTGTTCAAAGAAGCGCTCGGCCTCCCGCCGCAGCAGTATTTGCTTCAATACCGGATGGATCGGGCTAGCGACCTGCTGGAAAGCGGTGCGTACACGGTCGGCGAGGTCGCTAGGTCCGTCGGCTATCAAGATGCGCTGCTTTTCTCGAAAATGTTCAAGAAAGTAAAGGGCGTCTCGCCGAAGCAGCTTATGCCGTCTAGTGTGAGGGCTGACATTATAACATAA
- a CDS encoding DUF1273 domain-containing protein: MKQVLVTGYKASELGIFSGKHPGIGIIKKALKKQLQALIDEGLEWVIVSGQWGVELWAAEVALELRAEYETLRLAVITPFLEQEENWNEQKKETYSGILAQADYINSVSKQKYTGPWQFKARDRFLLDNSEGLLLIYDEEQEGSPRFLLELARKHAEVTPGYGIIVISGHDLQNIAEEEQYVDYE, encoded by the coding sequence ATGAAACAAGTGCTGGTTACCGGCTACAAGGCCTCGGAGCTCGGAATATTCTCGGGCAAGCATCCAGGCATCGGAATTATTAAGAAGGCGCTGAAGAAGCAGCTGCAAGCATTGATCGACGAGGGATTGGAATGGGTCATTGTCAGCGGACAATGGGGTGTTGAGCTGTGGGCTGCAGAGGTCGCGCTGGAGCTTAGAGCTGAATATGAAACGCTGCGCTTGGCGGTAATTACGCCATTTCTGGAGCAGGAAGAGAATTGGAACGAACAGAAGAAAGAGACCTACAGCGGCATACTTGCCCAAGCCGACTACATAAACAGCGTATCCAAGCAGAAGTATACGGGACCTTGGCAGTTCAAGGCGCGAGACCGGTTTCTGCTGGATAACTCGGAGGGACTCCTGCTCATCTACGACGAGGAACAGGAAGGCTCTCCAAGGTTCTTGCTCGAACTGGCCCGCAAGCATGCCGAGGTGACGCCCGGCTACGGTATTATTGTGATTTCCGGTCATGACTTGCAAAACATCGCCGAAGAAGAACAATACGTCGACTACGAATAA
- a CDS encoding metallophosphoesterase family protein, with protein MEHALHYREDGTFTIVQFTDLHWQNGEADDVRTRKLMEKVIGAVAPDLVMFTGDVIYSKNCSDPRQSFRDAVQTVDARGIPWAAVFGNHDTEHLVTRSELMSVQLEHACCVSEAGPPELSGEGNAVLFVRDAVSGKPLNALYLFDSGSYSEVPGIDGYQWIQRDQVNWYADRSAANTAANGGEPMPSLAFFHIPLPEYKQVWKRELCYGSKYEGVASPPVNSGLFASMLEMGDIVGTFCGHDHVNDYWGALHDIRLCYGRASGYQTYGRDGFPRGARIITLHQGQRDFTTYVMLEDGTFVWEPKEHYPKGKEL; from the coding sequence ATGGAACACGCGCTTCACTACCGGGAAGACGGCACGTTCACGATCGTGCAATTCACGGACCTTCATTGGCAGAATGGAGAAGCGGACGACGTGCGGACGAGAAAGCTCATGGAGAAGGTCATCGGCGCCGTTGCTCCTGATCTCGTCATGTTCACCGGAGACGTTATCTACAGCAAGAACTGCTCGGATCCGCGGCAGTCCTTCCGTGATGCCGTTCAGACTGTGGATGCCCGCGGCATCCCTTGGGCCGCCGTATTCGGCAATCACGATACGGAGCATCTCGTCACGCGCAGCGAGCTGATGTCCGTGCAGCTCGAGCATGCTTGCTGCGTGAGCGAAGCGGGGCCGCCGGAGCTGAGCGGCGAAGGCAATGCGGTGCTGTTCGTTCGAGATGCCGTAAGCGGCAAACCGCTGAATGCGCTTTATCTGTTCGACAGCGGGAGCTATTCCGAGGTGCCCGGCATCGATGGCTACCAATGGATCCAGCGCGATCAGGTAAACTGGTACGCGGACCGGTCCGCCGCGAATACGGCTGCGAACGGCGGGGAGCCGATGCCGTCGCTTGCGTTCTTCCATATTCCGCTGCCGGAATACAAGCAGGTGTGGAAGCGGGAGCTCTGCTACGGCAGCAAATACGAGGGCGTTGCCAGTCCTCCCGTGAACTCGGGACTGTTTGCATCCATGCTGGAAATGGGCGATATCGTCGGCACCTTCTGCGGACACGACCACGTAAATGACTATTGGGGCGCATTGCACGATATTCGGCTCTGCTACGGCCGGGCCAGCGGCTATCAGACGTATGGAAGGGACGGCTTTCCCCGCGGTGCTCGTATCATCACGCTGCATCAAGGGCAGCGTGATTTCACCACGTACGTGATGCTGGAGGACGGTACATTCGTCTGGGAGCCGAAGGAGCACTACCCGAAGGGGAAGGAACTGTAG
- a CDS encoding stalk domain-containing protein, whose amino-acid sequence MKKRMKWAAVSALAVAIMVPGIVSAADMEMKPKVDYSQVMVMEKGGHSLVPLRQIALSLGYSVAWSKDAIMLTKTGMNEMKDMNEMKDMNAMTDMKMKAATITIMLGSKSIMVGMDKKMIDYAPMLIKGKAYVSKEFVEMILAAR is encoded by the coding sequence ATGAAGAAGAGAATGAAATGGGCCGCCGTATCGGCGCTCGCAGTGGCAATTATGGTACCGGGAATCGTATCGGCGGCGGATATGGAGATGAAACCGAAGGTGGATTACAGCCAAGTCATGGTGATGGAGAAGGGTGGTCACAGCCTCGTGCCGCTTCGTCAAATTGCACTATCGCTCGGCTACAGCGTAGCATGGTCGAAGGATGCGATCATGCTTACAAAGACCGGCATGAACGAGATGAAGGATATGAACGAGATGAAGGATATGAACGCAATGACGGATATGAAAATGAAAGCGGCGACCATAACCATCATGCTGGGCAGCAAGTCGATCATGGTCGGCATGGACAAAAAAATGATTGATTACGCGCCGATGCTGATTAAAGGAAAGGCTTACGTATCGAAGGAGTTTGTCGAGATGATTCTGGCAGCCAGGTAA